The window AGATTATCCATTTAAATTAAATACTGTCCTCCTCCTAGACCCCTATGAAGTATCTTTCAGTAATGAACtctttcagaaatatttaatttgtatttataattatgtataaGTACATAATTATATTGGAAGACCTAATAAAAACTagcataaaattgaaaaattcaaaaggatGCATGAAGAGATATAGACACATGGTGtgtaccagagagaaagggggtgcaGATAGCAAAGGGTAAAGGGGACCGAATAGATGGGAATGGAAGGCTTGACTTTGGATGgttggcacacaatgcaatatacacgtggtgtatcatagaaatgtatacttgaaacctacatcatcttattaaccagtgttactccaatatatttaatgtaaaaaatagtaacataaagaaaaaagatgcatGAGGGAATTCTGAGATTAAGGGCAGggccccttcctttttttatttttctctgtatttttgtattttgctcctttttctttctttttttctataattaacagatgaatgtttaaaaTACCAAGGCCAAGTAATTCCTGAGGAGTCCTCAAACACTGAGtttgaagatgaagaaattaCCTGAGACTTCACTTTCCTTCCTTTCAAATCAAACAGGACCTAGTCTGTCTCCGGTGGGTTCTTTTATTGCTCTACATTCTCTTTCGCTGTCTCCTTCTCAGGGTTTTAAAGGCTATTCCAGGCTGACAGAATAGATTTAATTTCATGACAGAAATAACTGTGAATAtgataaatgataaagaatttaaaactttCTCCTTTCACAAATGGGATAACAGAAACCCCATGAAGCTAAATGATTAATCTGGAGTTCCAGTACCATTATATCCGAATCAGAGCTGTATCATTTTAGCCCTCTTTCTAATACACCAGACCACGTCCTGTCTATAAGAGCTTCACATCAAACAGGAAACCATGAATTCATATACACAAAGATCAGTGTTTCATAATGAGAAGAACCTGCAGAGGTCACGCTTTCTCAATACTTGAAACATTCATGGCCACATATAGGGAGAAAATGTAGCTATATGTTTTAGGTTCTGCATGAAAAACAAGACTCACTTCTCCAGATATACAAATGTGACCATAGCCCCAAACACAAAAGTTTTTTCAAAATTCTCTCCAGTGCCTTCTACaaaatagataagtaaatatttttcagtaaaaacagattttttaaatcttagtaAAAGTTGAAGGAGGTAAGACTCTTGGCTCGATGTGTGACTTAGAGGATTTCTATTATACTCctgagtttttatttctgatgtgAAGTGGAGGGGTGGACTGTCATACTCATGTGGGATGATCAGAATCAGCATATTCCAATTTCTTTACGTATGCCTGCTAGGCAGATGGAAGtacccatttttctattttcaactaCTGTGATTACGTTTGAGTCTGAAATAAATGCTGTTGGtctttgttatgtttttctttcagaTAGCTTAATTGTCTCTGGGGAGATTGGACTGCTGGACTAATACCATGGGAAAAGTGAACAATGTAACTGAGTTTGTTTTCTTGGGTCTTTCTCAAAACCTAGAGGTTGAAGAAGTTTGCTTTGtggtgttttctttcttctacatGGTCATTCTCCTGGGAAACCTCCTCATCATGCTGACAGTTTACAAGGGCAACCTTCTCAAGTCTCCTATGTATTTCTTTCTCAACTCTTTGTCTTTTGTGGACATTTGTTATTCTTCAGTCACAGCTCCTAAGATGATTGTTGACTTATTAGCCAAGAACAAAACTATCTCCTATGAGGGGTGCATGTTGCAACTCTTTGGGGTACATTTCTTCGGGTGCACAGAGATCTTTATCCTTACTATAATGGCTTATGATCGTTATGTGGCTATCTGTAAACCTCTCCACTATATGACCATCATGGACCAGAAGAGATGCAATAAAATGTTGCTGGGGACCTGGTTAGGTGGGTTCCTACACTCCATGATTCAAGTGGCTCTGGTAGTTCAACTACCCTTTTGTGGACCCAATGAGATCGACCACTACTTTTGTGATGTCCACCCTGTCCTGAAACTTGCCTGCACAGATACATATTTGGTTAGTGTTGTTGTGACAGCCAACAGTGGTACCATCGCTCTGGGAAGCTTTGTCATCTTGCTAATATCCTATACTGTCATCCTGGTGTCcctgagaaagcagtcaacagATGGCAGGCGCAAAGCTCTCTCTACCTGTGGCTCCCACATTGCTGTGGTCATCATCTTTTTTGGTCCCTGTACTTTCATGTATATGCGCCCTGATACTACCTTTTCAGAAGATAAGATGGTGGCTGTATTTTACACCATTATCACCCCCATGTTAAACCCGCTGATTTATACAATGAGAAATGCAGAAGTAAAGAATGTAATGAAGAAACTATGGGGCAGAACGGTTTACTGAGATGCTAATGATAAAAGGTGGAAGTAACAATTTAAGCTGAATAATCATAAATCTTCCTACCTATACAATGAAGACAATAGTAACAACCTCATGAGGTTTTggggaagaaaaatgagagaataaCACATTCTACAAAAGCAAGGTATTATTTATCCTTACGATTATTATAGTTGTTCTAATATTTCATAATcagataattttctaaaatatttgacCAGATTAATCTTAATTAAACTCAAGCTCACCATGACCATACTCAGCGCCATTATTCTCTacccatttttgtctttttgctactttctttaaaaaagtgaaagtttATTGTGAAGTTCTTAAGGCTGTTTCTAGTGGTTAAAACTGTGATTGGTACACACTAAGCACTCACTATGTGTATGCTTTGTGATTAAAAggataagtgaaaaataaaagagatctgAAGGAAGTGATCTTTGCTTACTTCAGAATGAAAATTAAGCCTGGTAAGTTTGGAGTGAGAGGAGACATATCTGCAGAATGTAAAAGAGATATAACGCAGACTTTAAAAAAACGAACGACTTGTTTGCATCCTTTGGTCTTAAGAAAAagtttttcctttctcattcctttacccaaacaataaagaaatttaaaaaaaattacctataaaATCCCCTTTTTAATTGTAACATTCAATTAATATGTTTCTGCTGATTCTAATCTTTACTAATAGTCTGTCACCTGACATCCCTGTTAAAGtgattaacaaaaaaactaatgaaacttaataataattaagtcattTGTGAAGAATAGGTGACTGTGACTCAGTTGACAGGGTAAATACAACTCTCTGTAACACATGGCTGGGAACTATATTTTCTCTAATGTTTGAACCAAGCAGTTCTGCTGTAATCCACTTTTTAGCTATGgattacaccaggggtccccaaacttcggcccgcaggccgcacgcggccccctcaggccatttatccggcccccaccgcacttccagaaggggcacctctttcattggtggtcagtgagaggagcactttgaccatctcattagccaaaagcaggcccatagttcccattgaaatactggtcagtttgttgatttaaatttacttgttctttattttaaatattgtatttgttcccgttttgtttttttactttaaaataagatatgtgcagtgtgcatagggatttgttcatagttttttttatagttcggccctccaacggtctgagggacagtgaactggccccctgtgtaaaaagtttggggacccctggattacacAAAGACTCACTGTGGACAAATAAACATGTCTTTTTTATGTGAACCTAGAGAAGGTGATACCTGACCTAGTGCTACATTTCTGCTTCACACAATCTGTACTTTATTTCTCTACAGCAAATAAACACATCATGAATTACCTCTACaattatttcattgtcttttccACAAATCTGATTATTTAAGTTACTGCCTATACCTGGGTATATGTTTATGCTTAGGGAGTGTGTGTTTTTGCTGTGtctgtgtgcctgtgtgagtGCATATGTGAACTTTATGTAAAAGACTGTGCatagtgcttttaaaaaattatcttgtaTGTTGATGCTTTCATAAAATTAAAGATAGGAAATACCAAGAGGTGACAAGACATCTGGAATAAAAGATATAATTAAGAAACCCTGACCCTGaaatcaaataaatttatatttattgtgaggagtcactgcaccacctcacccgcaggtgttgtaaagtaccaaaagctacagaatcaatattcatattttaagagacttgaagaacattttattaatttgggttaaggtgtgcagagaaattgtgagaaatagtctctgtactgtgtgattagcataaccagatggcccttggcattgtattgtaaatgcaaaggggaggaaaacatggattcccagacattccaccacacctgtggggaaaggggtgaatggctagccaggtgtaggaagagaaaagacaaaataaaccttttcttatagcaataagccatttgtgggcatttgtccccatgaaactacctctcctatgtaaatgcatatggttaatacatgtgactctggacagagagatggtggataaacactaaaaaatataggaatgccttttaatatttaaagagacatctttttaccattgtgttgacttataaattgttttctccaaagtaatgtatggcttgcaaattgaacatggtcctatcatgttaaaggacatatgaactataaccaatagtggtaaaggacacctaattgcaatttttactcCTGTATtttccacttacaaaactataaaagctaggtagaacaaagggccagcgcactctccctcagatttctgtagGAGTTGCCGCCActttggccaagctagacaataaagatTTGATGTGTAATTGACGGATTTTGTTCatatcttcaatgtttcgagtccctctggattaggcttaacaattgCCCCAGCTTAAATTTATATTCTCTGAGTCTCTATGGGACTCCATTTGTTCAATTTTAAAACGTTGATTATATCAGTGCATCTCAACCTTGGCTGATTATTGGGAAATATCTTGAGAGATTTTTGAACAGATAATTGTATGTGTTCCAACAGTTTCCAATCCAGTAATCCAGggttaaagtatattttttaaaatctttattttaaacaaggTCCTCtgataattttgatgtggtcgaTGGCACATCTGAGCATTAAATTCAGAAATACTAAGACTAGAAAACAGTTGACACTCTTGGAGGTTTTATGAGCCAATGAAATACACAGACCTACTTTTGGATATATGCAACCCAATTGTTCTTCTAACCAACACATGGGGAGCTAAACTTGAACTGACCTTAGAAAagtatggaaaaataaatgtaatacatgTGATAACTTTTCTCCACAATACCCTTGCTTTTATGTCTTTGTATTAAAGTTTTTACTATCAAAGgatattagtgatgttgaaggTCTAAAGTTCCTAAAAAGGGAAAAACTGAGAGATTCAATAATCTCAAGGACCAAGAAGTGGAACAGGAAATAATATGCAAGTTCTCACTAGTGACTTTATAAAATTACTACTGTTCACAAAAGTTCCCCAGAGTCAATCCAATCAGAGGAGCTCAGAAGCTCTCTGGAAAGAGATGACCAAGAGTCATGAGAACTCAAACTCTATTCAGTTTCAGAGAGGTTGAGTCTGGTTGACAATACTGTTTtaatccatatatatgtgatcACAACACTATCATCAGCCTTGtagttttaaaactttgttaTTACAAGAAGAAATGCATGAGTTTAATTAAAGCCTTTGttgatgaaaataaatgataacatttctcattttctagatgaataaattagtttattttatagtggaaaaagtaaaaatatttctccCTGTATCTTCTAATCAGTCATTGtagcataaaataatttatgctaTCCCTGaagtagaataaaatattataaaaatgtttccatgCACTACTCGAGTGAATATTCCAAGATAAGCTTTGACATTCATCCATCCCTTTTCTCATTGAAATATATCCaggagagaaaaacatttatccCAAGTCAGAGTCTCCAGATTCTCACCATTTTGATAGCACTTGAGTGGAAAAGCCTCATTTTGACAGTATTCTGATGTGTCCAGCTCCTGCATGGTGACCAGCTATTATTTagatacttttcatttcttttaatttgtttgtttgtttgtttgtttgtttttgagcctTGTCGCCCCatccttttatttaaatcttctagtAGTCTTTATTCTACATTGTCAGTATAAAAAATCCACAAGTTAAGGACACTACAGCATAGAGAGCAACAACACAACATCCAAGACAATCAATGGTACAGAACGTGCGCAGAACACAAAATCCATGTCAGCAAAGACTAAGATAACACCTCTATTTCTCCTAGAGAAAAATAAGAGCTACGTGACAAACATCAGAACCTACTCTGAGGTCTGGAGTTAAGCCCAGTCAAATCTGACCTAGATTTTCTTATGCCCAGCAAACCCAAAGACACATGAACAGGAACTAAATGCCTGTTAGATAAGCCGCAAGTTTTGAAATGACCTGCTACCTGTCATTACTGAGTTGGCTGATCCAAGAATATGATCAAACTGTAAGAATGAAAATTCTGAGGCATAGTCTTGAATTGATAAAACCTCCAATATATTTAGTATAGGGGACTTGGAAAGGAGCAGTAGAGAAGGCCCACCTAGAGAGAAGGGCCATGAGAGACAACACATAACTTTGATTATATACATGAAGCACAAATTCCAAATACCTTCTTAAACAGCCAGCCTCTTTCTTACTATTATGTCCTTGGAAAGGACATATGTAATATTAACAGCAGTTGGGTAGATTCCTTTGTCACCATTCCTTTGTTgataatttataagaaaagagttaacaaaagataaatacaaaCCATGGTCAAACAGACTTCTGAAAGGCCTGTCTTCTTTTGGAAGAAACCAAGCAGCAAATTAGTCCTACTAAGCAAATTTTATTCATTACTGTAGAACATAGCCCACATATGCATcaataacaagcaaaataaaatcaacaCCAGAATTAGACACCTTCCCCTGGAGCTGTAGACATTTCTGTTCATCTTCACCTCCCTGGACTGGATCATTCCACCAGGAGGTAATCACCCCAAGGTCATCAATTCTAAACTTTAACTTGATCTGTTTTTGCCTTTATCTCCTTTTCAATATTCTTCATTACTGTTCTGCCTCCCATTATAATGGCTCTGAGCTCTGTAATTTTTCAGGCAGTACACATGTCAAGGTCTTTTTGGaggaaagaaattattaaatattcatcAACCTACTGCTAATCTCTGAAAATATAATTGTCACCTGAAAATTTGGATTCTTGTTGCAGAGGGGAAATAATTCATTAAGCATATGCAATATAATTTCTTAGTGGGAGCTGTGGTGAAGAGgataaacaacagaaaatatcAGGTCTGTGCCTCTCACATTTGAAATCTTGGTGTACTCGCCCTCCAGACCTCAGTTCCTCAGGTGTACGTTGTGCTCATGGATGACACTAGGTAATTTCAGAAGTTCCTTCCAACTCACAAAGCTGGAGGATTCTTGTATAATTTAAGTAAACACATCACTGTACCAACAACGACCTTGGCCTATGCCTGTTTTCAAATGAGGTAAAAGAACTAAGAAGCAGTTCAATTGCCTTTATTTCTCCCTAGTGTCCTTACTTGCTAAGGGGGAATAAGATACATCTGCATAGAGTTAGAAAATCTCAACATGTGCCACTTGCATAAGGAGCACTGAGTATCAACAAAATGCACCCATAAATATTCATCTCTTTGTCACTGTGCCTTCTCAAGCTCAGGGCAAAACACAGGATGGACATTTTCCACGTTGCACATTTATCTAGAGGATCAGTGTGTGCACTCATGGAAAATTTTCAAATGAGCTTCTCAAGACAGTCATACAATATATTTATAGggttgaaataataaagatgttcATCATCCCATCTGATACTTCTAATTACAGATATCCACCAAAAACATGATATATTAAGAATTAATCACAATAACTCCCATAAGTATACAACAAATAGTAAAATTACTTCTCATTGCATTTTATAGAAGTACGGTTTGTTCATGTTAACAGTTAAAACATACAACAAAACTTGTACAAATTTTTACATTGCTTTGTATTCTTATGGTAATGAAAACCTCAAGAAATGGAAGTGAGCAGGCCCTCTCCCTCTGAGAGGTATCTCAGTCAAGACATCCATGGCGTAAAGCAGGGCACAATGGTCAAACCACACAGTCTTTACATTGTGCCCTGATAAAAGTGCTACAATGTCCACTATGTCTGGGATCATGATGGATAGAATACGGCAGAATGCCAGAGCTTGAAGGGACCAGGAGACTATCTGATCCACTCCCGCTGTATCACGCTTAGAaaggtgaagaaagagaaagagagtgaccAAGGGACTTCTCTTGTCAAGCTTGCAACCTTCAGTGATGGCACAGCAGCTCTCTGTCCTGGCTGTCTCTGTTGACTTTAACAATTCTGCGCATAGATGGAGACCTGCAAAGGACGCATCAATGACAGGCTTCACTTTCCTGCCAATAATGTGTCTCAGCACCACACTTTTCTCATGGTGTTCTTCATGTCTGTATTTCTCAGTGAGTAGATGAGAGGGTTCAACATGGGGGCGATTACGGTGTAAAACACAGCAAATACCTTGTTGTTCCTGGCTGAATCGGCCGTGTGGACATAAGTGAAGATCAGGGGCAAGAAGAAGATGAACACGACAGTGACTTGTGAGCTGCAAGAGGAGAGGGCTTTGCGGCGGCCCTCAGAGGAGCGTGTCCTCAGCGTGGACAGGATGATGATGTAAGAAATCACCAAGGCAACAAAGGTCACAATGACCAGCACTCCTGAGGTAGTGATGACGGCAATAACCAACAGACTTGTGTCGGTGCAGGTTAGTTTCAGCAGGGCGAAGATGTTGCAGAAATAGTGGTCTATCTGATTGGGGCCACAGAAGGGCAGTGCAGTAATAATCAGGATATGTatcactgaatgaataaatgcccCGATAATAGAAGCCATCACAAGGACATAGCACACCTGCCTGCTCATGATGACTATGTACTGAAGGGGTCAGCAGATGGCTGCATAGCGGTCATATGCCATGGCCACCAAGATGAAGATCTCATTGGCACCAAAGAAGTGTGTATAAAACATCTGAGGTAGGCAACCCTGGTAGGATATGGTCTTCATCTGAGCCAGTAGGTCTGTGATCAGTTTGGGGACCATTGTGGAGGTGAAGCAGACATCCATGAAGGACAGGTAGCTGAGAAAAAAGTACATGGGCTTTGCACTGAGGCAACTGCCCCTGATGGTGAGAAGAATAAGCAGGTTTCCTGAGAGAATTGTAAGATAGCATAGCAAGAACAGGACAAAGTAGGCAACATTCACATCCACATTGCTGAAGAGTCCCAGAAGGATGAATTCTGTGATGTTGTCATGTCCCATGGCTTCTGTGAGTTCAAACATTTAGAAGGGGAAGTTAATACACCTGAAAAACTTAactctttgaaaaaattaatatatttcaaaatcacagattcattcaacaaatacacaCTGATTGTTTATAATGATACAATCACCATAATTGGTGCTAAGGGTAAGCAGTGTACAAAATACATCTCTAGGcttggcaagatggcgatggagtaggagggtgtaccaacttccacctcccagaatcaaagtggattacaacttaattttaagaaccatcatctggaaaaaacaactttggtaaactaagaggactctttaaccaaggatcactgaagaagccacactgagactggtgagaaaAGTGGAAATGCTGAGAGCgcttcccagctcccaggagcaaacagcagccaggagggactcacgtggcaagaagtgagtttagcagagagaggagggtcctgggccctaggaccaaagccccagcctgcagccccagagactagcAGAGGCATACAGATAGTATATATTTAGCTgtaaaacaagccaggatactgtttgtgagaaagagacagactcctcagacccaggattcttctaaaAGGGACctcgcagaaaacctctttcacaaccactcactccAGACTctgtgggatggggagagaggagagtactggagtagcaggaagagagagaaatctaggaggcacagggagaaacactttgagggacagccaccctaacccctggaaccagcaataccagcaaagggaagcaggacaccagccaaacaagctttcccGTGGGACTCAGAGCAGActcacttagaaaaagagagccttcaggaatacagtattaagtgctagggtctgaactgcagcatccccacccacactgctgatgGCCCGCCACAGGGCGGGTGGAGGCAGGACACAGAAGCACGGTCTTATCGGTGGTGGCAGCAGCTGGGCGGGCCACGACGGAGGCATGGCATGAGCTCAGTCCTGCCCTGCAAGGGCGGAAGGGGCACACAAAATAAGCCCAATTCGGCTGTGGGCAGGGTAAGCATGAGCAGACCCACCTGCAATCCCACCTGCAGGAGAAATGTGAAAACTGGGCGAAAACGGAGAACTGGTGGAGCCATGGCTGAGCAGGGGTGTGCAGCCCTGCCCGGGAGCTGGGGCTTGTGGCCAGGCGCAAGCGTAGCCCCGCCTGTGGAGGTGGGGCAAAAGCCggggaacaggtggagacccacagctgagtaAGGGTGAACAACCCACCCATGGAGTCCGGTTTTGCAACCCTGCTTGTGGGATCTGGGTAAAAGCCGGGAAGGGCAGAGACCCATGACAGAGTATAGGTGCGCAGTCCCTCCCGCCCAcagtgccaaggcttgcagccccagcGCAGCATGTAgccccacccacaggggcaggcAAAGGCCAGACAGGGCTTGTAGACCCTGCAGGTGAACACATCCCCTTCTGTAGAGAAGAAAACTGCAGCTATAACTGCAGCGGACCTGGTACTGGCAACGCCCAAACGTGAACACctaaggcagcagcagagggtgtggtgggcctgcagacagaccacacttagggaacacagaagccacaccaattggactcctgtggccacacccttcttattcacagacaaaatgggaaggcagagaaatgcagcccaaatgaatcaagagaaattcccaaaagaggacttgaatgagtcagatataaacaaattaccagatgcagagtttaaaataatgattgttaggatgctcaaagatcttagaacagcaataaATGGACATAACAAccactaaataaagagatagcaaatataaaaaggacgttgaaataataccaaaaaaatcagtcacaaatgacaaacaatatcaaaaatgaagaccacaatggaaagaattaaaagcaggatggatgaagctgaggatctaaTCAGTGAGttaacaagataaacaaaggcacaaaagcagagcagcaaaaagaaaagagactcaaaaagtctgagaaaattctaagagagctctgtggcaacatgaagagaaataacatccgcatcatagaagttcctgaagaaaaagataaagaacaatAGAGCCCTGGACTGCCATTGCCCTGGGGAAGCCTGGGCTCACATACAGCCCTGCTCCCTGAGTAGCCTGCCCTAGACAAACGCAGAGGCCTGAGAGTCAACAGAGGGGAACACGCAGGAACGTGGAACCACGCCAGCGAGGGCACAGGTTGCCTGGCAGCCAGGGAGAGCCAGGCAGGCGTGCAAGCCAGTCTGAGGCTGGGTGCGCCCTTCACAGTTATCTGAGCAGAGGCAGAGCCCCAATGGCAACTGTGTGGGGAAGTGAGGAGGCGCGAACGAGTCCTTTGGTGACAGTGGAAGTTTCCTGGCAGCCACAGGGAGCCAGGCAAGTGCGCAAACTGGCCCAGGGCTGGGCGCACCCTTAGCAGTGATCCAAGCAGAGGCCGAGCCCCAGTGGGGAAGCAGAGGTACCCACGGGAGTCCACCAGCCATGGTAGAAGTCACGCCAGGGATTGAAGGATCCCTTGGTGGTGGGCAAAGCTGCTCAAGGTGCACACAGGCCATCAGAAATAACATCAGTATGAGCTACCTTGGCAGAGATCCAAGAGGGCACGTGCCAACCCCCAAGGTGGCTGCTGAGATCTGAGCCTACCGAGGCAGTCCCAGAAGCCATCCAAACCAGTGCGCGGGCATGCGTGAGCCCAACCAGGGCAGAGGAGATCGTGGaggtgggctggagccagcagcgcctgagcccaaaagcccctGGCAACAATAGCAGTGGTGGCCTGGTAGAGAGACCACAAAACGGGAGCTAAAACGTCTAGATAGAAAAACACCTGAAGCAAAAgcgtaggccacatctaataccatacctaatcactgaattacagtactgagcccaacaagtagccagcagtaaaagacaacagaaagtagattttaagagagcttgaacttttaaagtaacttctcccaggccaagagtagataaaagcaagcctagaaatgcagctgatatttacaaccacacttggacccagcagaggcagccacgaGATCTGGATtacctgtagctcccaaaaagTGGATAAGAACAAGTCACAGGCAGTGAATCCCACtgacctgccccaggccccaatcagggaagcccagggcaacacagataaaatggaaagacagagaagtgcaatccaaatgactcaacaagagaaaccctcagaaaaagagctaagtgagatggatataagcaaactaccagaggcagagtttagaaaaatggttattagaatgctcatagatcttaaaacaacaatggttggtcacagtgagcacataaataaagaaataacaagtattaaaaaaggacattgaaataataaagaagaaccagtcagaaatgacaaatacaatatctgaaatgaagactacactggaagcAATTAATAGCagtctggatgaagcagaggattgaatcagcaatttagaagacaagataaatgaaaacacagaaggggagcaacaaaaagaaaagagaatgaaaaaatttgaggaaactctaagagagttctctgacaatctaaagagaaataacatccgcatcataggagttcctaaaaaacaagagaaagaacaggggttagaaaccttgttcaatcaaatcatagccaaaaacttccctaaattgacaCAGGACAAAGTCACactagttcaagaagcacagagaactccattaaagagaaacaaaaagaaatccacatcaagacaaatcataattaaatagcaaaactaagagataaagagaaaatattaaaagctgcaagaggaaaaaaGGCTagcacctacaaaggagcccccataaggatgacatccaacttctcaacagaaatacttgaggctagaagaaaatggcaagaaatattcaaagtaatgcagaacaagaacctacaaccaagactactttatccagcaaggctattgtttaaaatcggaggagaaataaaaagcttcccagacaaaaataaaactcaaggaattcattacaaccaaaccaaggcaaCAAGAAATATTaatgggcctgttgtaaacagatcaaagggggggaaaatacagcaaaagagaaatatagctttaaagaacaaaatagcaataaacaactaaatatcaataataaccttaactctaaaggaataaaatgatccaatcaaaaga is drawn from Saccopteryx leptura isolate mSacLep1 chromosome 1, mSacLep1_pri_phased_curated, whole genome shotgun sequence and contains these coding sequences:
- the LOC136388668 gene encoding LOW QUALITY PROTEIN: olfactory receptor 4P4-like (The sequence of the model RefSeq protein was modified relative to this genomic sequence to represent the inferred CDS: substituted 1 base at 1 genomic stop codon), with protein sequence MGHDNITEFILLGLFSNVDVNVAYFVLFLLCYLTILSGNLLILLTIRGSCLSAKPMYFFLSYLSFMDVCFTSTMVPKLITDLLAQMKTISYQGCLPQMFYTHFFGANEIFILVAMAYDRYAAICXPLQYIVIMSRQVCYVLVMASIIGAFIHSVIHILIITALPFCGPNQIDHYFCNIFALLKLTCTDTSLLVIAVITTSGVLVIVTFVALVISYIIILSTLRTRSSEGRRKALSSCSSQVTVVFIFFLPLIFTYVHTADSARNNKVFAVFYTVIAPMLNPLIYSLRNTDMKNTMRKVWC
- the LOC136388667 gene encoding olfactory receptor 4S2, with translation MGKVNNVTEFVFLGLSQNLEVEEVCFVVFSFFYMVILLGNLLIMLTVYKGNLLKSPMYFFLNSLSFVDICYSSVTAPKMIVDLLAKNKTISYEGCMLQLFGVHFFGCTEIFILTIMAYDRYVAICKPLHYMTIMDQKRCNKMLLGTWLGGFLHSMIQVALVVQLPFCGPNEIDHYFCDVHPVLKLACTDTYLVSVVVTANSGTIALGSFVILLISYTVILVSLRKQSTDGRRKALSTCGSHIAVVIIFFGPCTFMYMRPDTTFSEDKMVAVFYTIITPMLNPLIYTMRNAEVKNVMKKLWGRTVY